CAACCTCGAAGAGAACAAGCGCCCGGCGTCGGAAGACCCGAGCTTCGTCGAACTTTGGCGCGAGTCCGGCGGCGAGGAAGAGCGCGTCCACCGCATCGTCCAGCGCTGGCGTTCGCAGGGAACGTAATTGGTTTTGCGCGCGCCCATCCGGGCGAGCGTCCTCGGTGCTGTTCCCTTCCCCCGGATCAAGTCCGGGGTGCGGGGCACCTGCGGGCAGCCGGTCGGCCTTGCGGTCTGCTGGTCGCAGCCCGATCTCCAGCTACGTTCCGCGTGTATCGCCGTAGAGGTGAATGTGGAGCCGGTCGCTCATGCGGAAGCCGTGCCCCACACATAGCGGGGCGAGCCACTGCTCGCGTTCGTGCAAGGTCGCGCTGTCGGTGCCTTCGGGCATTAGGAAAATCCGCAACGGGTTCATGTGATAGCTGCGCGCCAGCGCCAGCACTTCATCGACGTCGCTTGGCGCGGCGATCACGAATTTGAGGAACGCACGCGGTTCGCTCGCCCAGTGGTGCAGCCGCTCGGGGATCAACGCGAGCTCTGCCGGATTGCCGCTGTGCGCCAGTTTGGGGCTGACGTTGTATTGATCGACATGGACATCGAGCCGCGCGGGCGGGGCGACGGTGCCATTGGTCTCGATCTCGACCGTGTGATCGGGCAGCAGCGCGACGAGCTCGGCCAGTGCGCCCGCCTGCAGCAATGGCTCCCCGCCGGTGATGACCAGCCGTCGCGGTGTGAACGCGGCAATCCGCTCGGCGACTTCAGCCACCTCCAGCGTCACCTGGTTGGCCTTGCGTGCGAAGTCCACGCCGTCGCGGTGCGGGCGATTGTCGCCCTCGAATCGCCAGGTGTAGGCGGTGTCGCACCACTCGCAGGCAAGGTTGCAGCGGCTGAGCCGCACGAAAGTGCACGGCTGCCCCGCGCTTGGTCCTTCGCCTTGCAGAGAGGCAAATACCTCCGGCTCGCCCGGAGCCTGCGTGGCGAGGACTAGCGGCACCTCATCCAAGCCGCGCCAGCGCCGCCTTAAGCCGTTCGGCCTCCGCGCTGTGGTGCGCGTGGTCGGCGCGGGCCTTTTCGACCGCTTCGGGCTTGGCGCGTTCGATGAAGTTCGCGTTGTTGAGTCGCCCTTCGAGCGACTTGGCTTCCTTCTCCGACGCGGCGAGCGCCTTTTCGAGACGGGCCTTTTCGGCATCGAGATCGATCACGCCTTCGAGTTGTAGGGCGATCGTGGTGTCGCCGACTACAATTTGAACACCCCCACTTGTCACGGCTTGAGCGCTTCGAGTCTCGACCAGGTCAATTCGCGCCATCTTGCTGATGTCATGCCAGTTTCTCATGACAAGCCTCGCGGACTCGCCGCTCTCTGGGAGGATTCGACATTCCATTCGCTTGCCGGGCGGAATGTTCATTTCATTCCGAGTTGATCGTACTTGCCTGACGGCCTCGATAATTAGTTCTACTTCGGCTTTCGCCGCCGGATCGGCTGCCGCCTCCAGTTCCGGCCACTTGGCGACGATCAGGTCATAGGGCCGCGCGCCTTGCGCATGCCACAGTTCCTCGGTGATGAACGGCATGAACGGGTGCAGCATCACCAGGATCTGGTCGAGCGTCCACCCGGCGACCGCCTTGGTCTCGTCGTCGATCGAACCTTTGATCAGCTCGAGGTACCAGTCGCAGAAGGTGTCCCACACGAAGTGGTAGATCGCGTTGGCGGCGGCGTCGAAGCGCAGTTCGGCCATCGCCTTGTCGATCGCGGCGAGCGTATCGGCGACTTCGCCGATAATCCACTTGTTGACCGCCGAAGTCGCAGCGGGCGGAGCGATCGACTGCGATGCACCGATCCCGTTCGCCTGGCAGAACCGCGTGGCATTCCAGAGCTTTGTCGCGAAGTTGCGGTATCCCTCGACCCGCTTCTCGTCCATCTTGATGTCGCGGCCCTGGCTTTCCATCGCCGCCATGAAGAAGCGCAGCGCATCGGCGCCATACTTGTCGATCAGGCCCAGCGGATCGACCACGTTGCCCTTCGACTTCGACATCTTGCTGCCGTCGTCGGCGCGCACGAGGCCGTGGAGATAGAGCCGCGGCCACGGCACTTCGCCCATGAAGTGCATCCCCTGCATCATCATCCGCGCATCCCAGAAGAACAGGATGTCGAAGCCTGAGATCAGCAGGCTGTTGGGATAGTGGCGCTTGAGCAGCTCGGTCTCGTCGGGCCAGCCGAGCGTTGCGAACGGCCACAGAGCGGAGGAAAACCACGTATCGAGCACGTCCTCGTCGCGCTTGAGTTCGACACCGGCACCGGCTTGCGCCTGCGCTTCCTTTTCGCTCTCGGCGACGTAGATCGCCCCGTCCGGCCCATACCACGCCGGGATCCGGTGGCCCCACCACAGCTGGCGGCTGACGCACCACGGCTGGATGTTCTCCATCCAGTTGAAGAAGGTCTTTTCCCAGGTCTTGGGGACGATCTCGATCCGCCCGTCGCGCACCGCCTGCATCGGGCCCTGTGCCAGCTTTTCGGCATCGACATACCACTGGTCGGTCAGCATCGGCTCGATCACCACGCCGCCGCGGTCGCCGAACGGCTGCATGATGGTCTTGTCCTCGACCATGATCATCAGGCCTTCGGCGTCGATGTCGGCCACCACCCGCAGCCTCGCCTCGTAGCGGTCGAGACCGCGATATTCGTCGGGCACGAGGTTCATCGTGTCGATTTCGGCAGCGGTCGCGGTTGCTTCCCCGCGTGCGATGGCGAGCGCTTTGGCGGCTTCCTCCGCATAGGGCGCGCCATCGGTCCGCATCGCCGCGACTTCGTCCATCAGCCGGTACATCGGGATGCCATTGCGCTGCGCCACGCCATAGTCGTTCTCGTCATGTGCACCGGTGATCTTCACCGCGCCCGAGCCGAAATCGGGATCGGGGTAGTCGTCGGTGATGATCGGGATCAGGCGGCGGTGCTCCTTCGGCCCCACCGGGATCTCGCACAGCTTGCCGACGATCGGCGCGTAGCGTGCATCACCGGGATGCACTGCAACCGCACCATCGCCCAGCATCGTTTCGGGCCGGGTGGTGGCGATCGAGATGTAGTCGCGCTCTTCCTCGAGCACGACGTTACCGTCCTCGTCGCGTTCGACGTAGGTGTAGGTTTCGCCGCCCGCGAGCGGATACTTGAAGTGCCACATGTGGCCCTGCACTTCGCGCGCCTCGACCTCGAGGTCGCTGATCGCGGTCTTCAATGCCGGGTCCCAGTTCACCAGTCGCTTGTCGCGATAGATCAGGCCCTGATTGTAGAGGTCGACGAACACCTTGAGCACTGCCTTGGTGAAGTGCGGGTCCATCGTGAACTGCTCGCGGCTCCAGTCCATCGAACAGCCCAGGCGGCGCAGCTGGCGGGTGATCGTGCCGCCGCTCTCCGCCTTCCATTCCCACACCTTGTCGACGAACGCTTCGCGCGAATAGTTGGTGCGCTTGTCCTGGGCGAGCTCCATCTGCCGCTCGACCACCATCTGCGTGGCGATGCCCGCATGGTCGGTGCCGACCACCCACAGCGCATCCTTGCCGCGCAGCCGCTCGTAACGGATCACCACGTCCTGCAGCGTGTTGTCGAGCGCGTGCCCGATATGGAGGCTGCCGGTCACGTTGGGCGGCGGGTTGACGATCGTGAACGGTTCCGCGTCAGGGCGCTCGGGACGGAAGGCCCCGGACTGCTCCCAGTGGCGGTACCAGCGCGCCTCTATGGCGGAAGGATCGAAAGTCTTGGCAAGTTCACTCGTCATCGTGGCAGCGCCTTTGCCAGCGCCTGCCGCCGGGTGCAACGCCTGCTTTTCGCCGTTGTGACGGGGCATTGCCGCGCTTGTCGCGCCGCCGATTTGCCCTCATACGCGTATCCACATGAACGACGGGGCAGAATTTTCCATCGAGGAGGGCGAGCGCGGCCAACGGCTGGTGCTGCGCGGCGCCTACCTTGTCTCGACGATCGGCGCGATCGACCAGGACCTGCGCGCGCTGGTCGGGCCGTATGCGGCGATCGACCTGTCGGGGGTCGAGGAAATCGACACTGTCGGCGCGTGGGTGGTGATGGACCTCGCTCGGGTGACCAGCAGCGAAGTCGTTGGTGCGAGCAACCGCGCCAAGCGCTTGATGGGCGCATTGCATGGCATTGCCGAAGAAGCGAAAGAACTGCCCGAGCAGCCGCCGTTCTTCCAGCAGGTGTTCGCCACCGTGGGCGAAAAGGTGTTCGCGGGGTTCGACGGGGTGCTTTACGCCCTCTCGTTCCTCGGCGGGTTCGTGATGGCGATGGGTTCTTTGCTCCGCCATCCCAGCCGTTTCCGGGTGACCGCGCTGGTTCGCCAGTTCGAGCTTGTCGGGGTCAACGCACTCGGGATCATCGGCCTGATGAGCTTCCTCATCGGGATCGTCATTGCGCAGCAGGGGGCAGTGCAGCTCGAGCAATTCGGCGCCGAATCGCTCACCGTAAACCTCGTCGGGCGGATTACCCTGCGCGAGCTGGGCGTGCTGATGACCGCGATCATGGTCGCGGGCCGCTCCGGCTCGGCGTTTGCCGCACAGCTCGGCACGATGAAGCTGACCGAAGAGATCGACGCGATGCGCACGATCGGCATTTCGCCGATGGAAGCGCTGATCGTCCCGCGGGTCATGGCGGTAACGCTGATGATGGTCCTGCTGGGCTTTTATTCGTCGGTCGTCGCGATCATTGGCGGGGCGACCGTGTCCGACGTCTCGCTGGGCATGCCGTTCACCACTTTCCTGATACGAATCAAGGAAGTGGTGCCGATCACCGATTTCTATGTCGGGATGATCAAGGCACCGGTGTTCGGCCTGATCGTGGGGCTGACGGGCTGCTTCCAGGGGATGCAGGTCGAGGGCAACTCCGAAGACGTCGGCCGCCGCACGACCAAGGCGGTGGTGATTGGCATCTTCGTGGTGATCGTGCTCGATGCGTTCTTCGCGGTGTTCTTCACCCAGATCGGGTGGTCGTGATGACCGCGCAAGAAGCCACCGTACAGCCGCACGAGGGGAGGGCACACGCGCGGTTTCGCGGCGAATACCCGATCATCGTTGAAGGGCTGACCAACAGGTTCGGCGAGCAGGTGGTCCACGAGAACTTGTCGCTCAAGGTCCGCCGGGGAGAGATCCTCGGGGTGGTCGGCGGCTCGGGCACCGGCAAGTCGGTGCTGATGCGCTCGATCATCGGGCTGCAGATTCCCGACGAAGGCGAGATCGAAGTGTTCGGCCAGTCGATCACCGGCCACGCCCCCGATGAGGTTCTGGGCCTGCGCGACCGCTGGGGCGTGCTGTTCCAGGGCGGGGCGCTGTTCTCGACCTTGACGGTGGGCGAGAACGTGCAGGTCCCGATCAAACAGTTCTTTCCCGATATCGAGCCCGGCCTGCTCGACGAGATCGCCCGCTTCAAGGTGATGCTTTCGGGCCTGCCGGGCGACGCCACGGCGAAGTATCCGGCGGAGCTTTCGGGAGGCATGAAGAAGCGCGCCGGCCTTGCGCGGGCGCTGGCGCTCGACCCCGAACTGCTGTTCCTCGACGAGCCGACCGCCGGGCTCGACCCGATCGGCGCGGCGGCGTTCGATCGGCTGACCCGCGAGCTGGCCGATACGCTGGGCCTGACTGTATTCCTCATCACCCACGACCTCGATACGCTTTACGAGATTTGCGACCGGGTGGCAGTGCTGGCCGACAGGCGGGTGATCGCGATCGGCACGATCCCCGAGCTTATCGAAAGCGACCATCCGTGGATCGAGGAATACTTCAACGGTCCGCGCGGTCGCGCGGCGAAGGCCAGCCACGTGCGCGCTCGCGAAAACGGCAAAGCGATGGACAGCGCCCCGGACAAGCGGGCATAGGAAGGACCCAATGGAAACACGGGCCAATCATATCTGGGTCGGGGCGGTCACCCTGTTCCTGCTCGCAGCTGTGGCGGTGTTCTTCGTCTGGCTCGCCGGAATCAACAAGGGCAGCCAGAAGGATTACGACATTTTCTTCAAGCAGTCGGTCGCCGGCCTTGCCAAGGGGTCGGAGGTCAGCTTCGCCGGCGTTCCCTCGGGCCAGGTCAGCCAGATCCAGCTGTGGCACAAGGATCCCGAATTCGTCCGCGTGCGGATCAAGATCGACGACGACGTGCCGATCCTCGTCGGCACTACCGCGACGATCCAGGGCTCGTTCACCGGGGTTTCGACGATCCTGCTCGACGGTGCGCGCAACGGCGCTCCGCCGATCGATTGCGACACCACCGCGTGCCCCGAAGGCGTTCCGGTGATCCCGCCCAAGCCCGGCGGGTTCA
Above is a window of Tsuneonella mangrovi DNA encoding:
- a CDS encoding 7-carboxy-7-deazaguanine synthase QueE, with the protein product MPLVLATQAPGEPEVFASLQGEGPSAGQPCTFVRLSRCNLACEWCDTAYTWRFEGDNRPHRDGVDFARKANQVTLEVAEVAERIAAFTPRRLVITGGEPLLQAGALAELVALLPDHTVEIETNGTVAPPARLDVHVDQYNVSPKLAHSGNPAELALIPERLHHWASEPRAFLKFVIAAPSDVDEVLALARSYHMNPLRIFLMPEGTDSATLHEREQWLAPLCVGHGFRMSDRLHIHLYGDTRGT
- a CDS encoding MlaE family ABC transporter permease translates to MNDGAEFSIEEGERGQRLVLRGAYLVSTIGAIDQDLRALVGPYAAIDLSGVEEIDTVGAWVVMDLARVTSSEVVGASNRAKRLMGALHGIAEEAKELPEQPPFFQQVFATVGEKVFAGFDGVLYALSFLGGFVMAMGSLLRHPSRFRVTALVRQFELVGVNALGIIGLMSFLIGIVIAQQGAVQLEQFGAESLTVNLVGRITLRELGVLMTAIMVAGRSGSAFAAQLGTMKLTEEIDAMRTIGISPMEALIVPRVMAVTLMMVLLGFYSSVVAIIGGATVSDVSLGMPFTTFLIRIKEVVPITDFYVGMIKAPVFGLIVGLTGCFQGMQVEGNSEDVGRRTTKAVVIGIFVVIVLDAFFAVFFTQIGWS
- a CDS encoding ABC transporter ATP-binding protein: MTAQEATVQPHEGRAHARFRGEYPIIVEGLTNRFGEQVVHENLSLKVRRGEILGVVGGSGTGKSVLMRSIIGLQIPDEGEIEVFGQSITGHAPDEVLGLRDRWGVLFQGGALFSTLTVGENVQVPIKQFFPDIEPGLLDEIARFKVMLSGLPGDATAKYPAELSGGMKKRAGLARALALDPELLFLDEPTAGLDPIGAAAFDRLTRELADTLGLTVFLITHDLDTLYEICDRVAVLADRRVIAIGTIPELIESDHPWIEEYFNGPRGRAAKASHVRARENGKAMDSAPDKRA
- a CDS encoding valine--tRNA ligase, whose protein sequence is MTSELAKTFDPSAIEARWYRHWEQSGAFRPERPDAEPFTIVNPPPNVTGSLHIGHALDNTLQDVVIRYERLRGKDALWVVGTDHAGIATQMVVERQMELAQDKRTNYSREAFVDKVWEWKAESGGTITRQLRRLGCSMDWSREQFTMDPHFTKAVLKVFVDLYNQGLIYRDKRLVNWDPALKTAISDLEVEAREVQGHMWHFKYPLAGGETYTYVERDEDGNVVLEEERDYISIATTRPETMLGDGAVAVHPGDARYAPIVGKLCEIPVGPKEHRRLIPIITDDYPDPDFGSGAVKITGAHDENDYGVAQRNGIPMYRLMDEVAAMRTDGAPYAEEAAKALAIARGEATATAAEIDTMNLVPDEYRGLDRYEARLRVVADIDAEGLMIMVEDKTIMQPFGDRGGVVIEPMLTDQWYVDAEKLAQGPMQAVRDGRIEIVPKTWEKTFFNWMENIQPWCVSRQLWWGHRIPAWYGPDGAIYVAESEKEAQAQAGAGVELKRDEDVLDTWFSSALWPFATLGWPDETELLKRHYPNSLLISGFDILFFWDARMMMQGMHFMGEVPWPRLYLHGLVRADDGSKMSKSKGNVVDPLGLIDKYGADALRFFMAAMESQGRDIKMDEKRVEGYRNFATKLWNATRFCQANGIGASQSIAPPAATSAVNKWIIGEVADTLAAIDKAMAELRFDAAANAIYHFVWDTFCDWYLELIKGSIDDETKAVAGWTLDQILVMLHPFMPFITEELWHAQGARPYDLIVAKWPELEAAADPAAKAEVELIIEAVRQVRSTRNEMNIPPGKRMECRILPESGESARLVMRNWHDISKMARIDLVETRSAQAVTSGGVQIVVGDTTIALQLEGVIDLDAEKARLEKALAASEKEAKSLEGRLNNANFIERAKPEAVEKARADHAHHSAEAERLKAALARLG